One stretch of Zerene cesonia ecotype Mississippi chromosome 20, Zerene_cesonia_1.1, whole genome shotgun sequence DNA includes these proteins:
- the LOC119835231 gene encoding DNA polymerase eta — MDSENRVVVLIDMDCFYCQVEEKLNPDLKGKPIAVVQYNPWKGGGIIAVNYVARAMGVTRHMRGDEAKEKCPEIQLPSVPCQRGKADITKYRDAGKDVARVLQKYTSLLERASIDEAYLDITASVQERLRSLNIHSVTSNMMPNTFALGYESIQELVSDVHNYGGDCMEFDQEHASRLLVGAVIVSEIRAAVYEETGYQCSAGIAHNKILAKLVCGMNKPNKQTVLPKHSINLLYKTLSIKKVKHLGGKFGDIVCETLKIKLMAELQKYTEKELQSRFDEKNGTWLYNIARGIDLEPVQARFNPKSIGCCKQFRGKSALTTLESLKKWLKDLGDEIEDRLEKDAVENNRCPKQMVVSFSTQMLDGRDTSSSRSYNFGVEDELCGELFSAKALELLLDSAEGCKPRDDEADRKLKAPIKFLGISVGKFEDNDNKKTKKIKDYFSAGTSKGTSDVKENIKPIGHTSERTTNDKIAVGKEYIINKFFQQSEEKLKSNKELSNTEKPILESSLDKQESFFAKFLNNTSKEMDVKNKIDRSTTPVCHVVTRGNETSNDTDYSGSTIDDEINKSVAMFEENPEDVDRVSDMRKLLNSTILQNEEIRDSFHESENKNPNHKNVPDNNNVETIQCSDCGKCITLNMFDIHADYHLALKLREEERQQLRKEKEKTNTVVDKTKKPEEKTKKQDIPKIEVKSIANFFVKVDDSAPSKMCSECGKKVPIEKFVEHLDFHEAQKLSREINRPVTTSNSREFIGPVTNTNSRPETNSAKRKRKSTSPIKKPKVQCKSIDLFFRQ, encoded by the exons atggaTTCAGAAAATAGAGTGgttgttttaattgatatgGACTGCTTTTATTGTCAAGTCGAGGAAAAATTAAATCCAGATTTGAAAGGAAAACCAATTGCTGTTGTGCAATACAATCCTTGGAAAGGAGGAGG aattatagCTGTGAATTATGTAGCGAGAGCAATGGGGGTCACTAGACACATGAGAGGGGATGAAGCTAAGGAGAAGTGTCCGGAAATACAGCTGCCTTCAGTTCCTTGCCAGAGAGGAAAGGCTGACATAACAAA atatAGAGACGCAGGCAAGGATGTGGCTAGAGTTCTTCAAAAATATACTTCATTACTAGAAAGAGCATCCATCGATGAAGCTTATCTGGATATAACGGCATCT gtGCAAGAACGACTCAGGAGTCTGAACATACACTCGGTAACAAGCAATATGATGCCTAACACATTCGCTCTTGGCTATGAAAGCATACAGGAGCTAGTGTCCGATGTGCACAACTACGGTGGTGATTGCATGGAATTCGATCAGGAGCACGCGAGCCGCTTGCTGGTCGGCGCGGTCATTGTGAGCGAGATTCGAGCTGCGGTATATGAAGAAACGG gTTACCAATGTTCAGCTGGGATTgcacacaataaaatactggCGAAACTCGTTTGTGGCATGAACAAgccaaacaaacagacagttCTGCCTAAGCACTCCATAAATTTGCTATACAA AACACTATCCATAAAGAAGGTGAAGCACTTGGGTGGAAAATTCGGAGACATTGTTTGTGaaacgttaaaaattaaactaatggCGGAACTTCAGAAATATACAGAAAAGGAGCTGCAGTCGAGATTTGATGAGAAAAATGg AACTTGGTTGTACAACATAGCTCGCGGCATTGATCTAGAACCAGTGCAAGCGAGATTCAACCCAAAGAGCATTGGATGCTGCAAACAGTTTCGCGGCAAATCCGCACTAACAACTTTGGAGAGTCTGAAGAAATGGCTCAAAGATCTCGGAGATGAAATCGAGGATAGGTTAGAGAAAGACGCAGTGGAAAATAATAGGTGTCCAAAACAGATGGTGGTTAGTTTTTCAACACAAATGCTGGATGGAAGGGACACCAGCAGCTCCAGGTCGTATAATTTTGGTGTGGAGGACGAGTTATGTGGGGAACTGTTTTCTGCTAAGGCATTGGAATTGTTACTGGATAGTGCGGAAGGATGCAAGCCTAGAG aTGATGAAGCAGACAGAAAGTTAAAGGCTCCGATAAAATTTTTGGGTATTAGTGTGGGCAAATTTGAAGATAACGACAACAAGAAaactaagaaaataaaagattactTCAGCGCTGGCACTTCTAAAGGAACAAGTGACGTTAAGGAGAATATAAAACCAATTGGACACACTAGCGAGAGAACGACAAACGATAAAATCGCAGTCGGAAAGGAATACATCATCAACAAATTTTTTCAACAATCTGAAGAGAAATTGAAAAGCAATAAAGAACTTTCAAACACTGAGAAACCAATATTAGAGTCCAGTTTAGACAAACAAGAATCCTTTTTCgcgaagtttttaaataataccagTAAAGAAATggacgtaaaaaataaaatcgatcgaTCAACCACACCGGTTTGTCATGTCGTTACACGTGGGAATGAAACTAGCAACGACACAGATTACTCTGGATCCACAATTGACgacgaaataaacaaaagtgtTGCGATGTTTGAAGAAAATCCAGAAGACGTTGATAGAGTCAGTGACATGAGGAAATTACTTAATAGCACGATCTTACAAAATGAAGAGATAAGAGACAGTTTTCATGAAAGTGAAAATAAGAATccaaatcataaaaatgttccggataataataatgtagaaACAATACAATGTTCTGATTGTGGTAAATGTATAACCTTAAATATGTTCGACATCCACGCTGATTACCATCTCGCTTTAAAGCTAAGAGAAGAGGAAAGGCAACAATTACGGAAAGAGAAAGAGAAAACGAACACTGTTGTTGATAAAACTAAGAAGCCAGAAGAGAAAACAAAGAAGCAAGACATTCCAAAAATTGAAGTGAAATCTATAGCAAATTTCTTTGTTAAAGTGGATGACAGTGCACCGAGTAAAATGTGTTCCGAATGTGGTAAAAAGGTGCCGATTGAAAAGTTCGTGGAGCATTTAGATTTTCATGAAGCGCAGAAACTAAGTAGAGAAATAAATAGGCCAGTTACCACTTCAAATAGTCGAGAATTCATTGGACCAGTAACGAATACAAATAGCAGACCAGAAACAAATTCAgctaaaagaaaaagaaaatccaCGTCACCAATTAAGAAACCTAAAGTGCAATGTAAATCAATTGATCTGTTTTTTAGGCAgtga
- the LOC119834754 gene encoding probable E3 ubiquitin-protein ligase MGRN1 has translation MGALTSRQNAGVEEADVVSNHAYKYPPRSGNYFGSHFIMGGERFDTPQPEAYLFGENADLNFLGSRPTPFPYPPPQSNEPTKTLRSLVNIRKESLRFVRCPEPVGKLSDTNKIGDGAIKPVNCNTKGTYYNIEFTFDSDVRCAITIFYFCTEEVTPTGIVYYPRDPSMTSQTYHYKKGANQQFCQISHVFDPSKYPEEDLVYNADREIIPIAIYCVVDEGQDEIRQSHTTIAIVEKHSDGTYVLKALKQKLFVDGLCYLLQEIYGIENKNLDTKPTSDEETEDGGSECVICMCDVRDTLILPCRHLCLCNSCADSLRYQANNCPICRAPFRALLQIRALQRITNSPTSPALLPAASPPDGSMENIPAGYEPVSLIEALNGPRPRAAPAPAPAPAPAPLAPLAPLAPLAPAIASPDTDTSQAAEVLNRCVVERSSSTSLASRRSSSVDKRDRHAPLTPEFRMSVLLAREQGGALYSHSSSVPDHLANCKSSLNSVHRSEEESCSCSGEAVRSDAGEEVEDDGEVVEAEPDSDVERRSPLLTHVVHNGTVKSNGAIRTGGAAGGVCGAGGAGGTGPGGAAAAAGAEGVPALAHIDDDEPDAHHSEGTRPDAESPAVAEDSDYFTPEDTNTTILTVPKPNAEVGTKMAGECAPQRWALPHHVTSLPGTPLSQSSVRSSGDSYSSTSSTRQLLAAAPLTADTPC, from the exons ATGGGTGCTTTAACAAGTAGACAAAACGCGGGCGTAGAAGAAGCTGATGTTGTGTCCAATCATGCTTATAAGTATCCTCCGAGATCTG GCAATTACTTTGGAAGCCATTTTATAATGGGTGGTGAGAGGTTTGATACACCACAGCCAGAAGCCTATTTGTTTGGTGAAAATGCTGATCTTAATTTTCTTGGCAGTAGACCCACACCA TTTCCCTATCCACCACCACAATCTAACGAACCAACTAAAACCTTAAGAAGTCTGGTTAACATTCGTAAAGAATCATTGAGGTTTGTTCGCTGCCCAGAGCCAGTGGGTAAATTGAGTGATACAAATAAGATAGGAGATGGGGCGATCAAACCAGTTAATTGTAATACAAAGGGAACATACTATAATATTGAGTTTACTTTTGATAGTGACGTTAGATGCGCTATAACAATCTTCTACTTCTGTACGGAGGAAGTTACTCCTACTGGAATTGT TTATTATCCACGAGATCCGTCTATGACATCACAAACATACCACTACAAGAAAGGCGCCAACCAGCAGTTCTGTCAGATATCACATGTGTTTGACCCTTCAAAATATCCCGAGGAGGATTTGGTGTATAACGCTGATAGGGAAATTATCCCCATAGCTATCTACTGTGTGGTAGATGAGGGACAAGATG AAATCCGACAATCTCATACTACAATAGCGATTGTGGAAAAGCATTCTGATGGTACATATGTGTTAAAAGCTCTCAAGCAGAAGCTGTTTGTTGATGGTCTGTGCTATTTATTGCAAGAAATTTATGGtatcgaaaataaaaacttagaTACTAAG CCAACATCAGATGAAGAAACCGAAGATGGCGGTTCCGAGTGCGTCATATGCATGTGTGACGTTCGCGACACCCTCATCCTGCCGTGCCGCCATCTTTGTTTGTGCAACTCGTGCGCAGACTCGCTGCGGTATCAGGCGAACAACTGTCCCATATGCAGGGCGCCGTTCCGCGCCCTGCTGCAGATTAGGGCGTTACAGCGTATAACGAACTCGCCCACGTCGCCCGCTTTGCTACCAGCTGCAAGTCCACCAGAT GGTAGCATGGAGAACATCCCGGCGGGCTACGAGCCGGTGTCGCTGATCGAGGCGCTGAACGGGCCGCGGCCGCGCGCCGCCCCCGCGCCGGCGcccgcccccgcgcccgcgcccctCGCCCCGCTGGCGCCCCTCGCTCCGCTCGCGCCCGCTATTGCGAGCCCCGATACGGATACGTCGCAA GCGGCGGAGGTGCTGAACCGCTGCGTGGTTGAGCGCAGCTCGTCCACCAGCCTCGCCAGCCGCCGCAGCAGCTCTGTCGACAAGCGCGACCGGCACGCACCGCTCACACCCGAG TTCCGTATGTCTGTACTGCTAGCGCGCGAGCAGGGAGGTGCGCTGTACTCTCACAGCAGCAGTGTGCCCGATCATCTTGCTAATTGTAAG AGTTCCCTCAACTCCGTTCACCGTTCGGAAGAGGAGAGCTGCTCGTGTTCGGGGGAGGCGGTGAGGAGTGACGCGGGAGAGGAGGTAGAGGACGACGGCGAGGTGGTCGAGGCGGAGCCCGACAGCGATGTGGAGAGGAGGTCGCCGCTGCTCACACACGTGGTGCATAACGGG ACAGTGAAGTCGAACGGCGCGATACGCACGGGCGGGGCGGCGGGGGGTGTGTGCGgggcggggggcgcggggggTACGGGACCGgggggcgcggcggcggctgCGGGGGCGGAGGGGGTACCCGCGCTCGCGCACATTGACGACGACGAGCCCGACGCGCACCACT CGGAAGGAACGCGGCCGGACGCCGAGTCGCCGGCGGTTGCCGAGGACTCggactatttcacgccggagGACACTAACACGACCATACTGACTGTGCCCAAGCCGAATGCA GAAGTAGGAACCAAGATGGCCGGTGAATGCGCGCCACAGCGCTGGGCTTTGCCGCATCATGTTACATCTTTGCCTG GTACCCCCTTATCACAATCCAGCGTACGGTCGTCCGGTGACTCGTACAGTTCGACGTCATCCACTCGTCAGTTACTCGCCGCCGCTCCACTTACAGCAGATACGCCTTGTTAA
- the LOC119834749 gene encoding GTP-binding protein 1 — protein sequence MDKSAEPERVASPVLEGEMQMESETDYSSIRGKMILVSPTTEEYELLKKQLTERLEAGNGEIIYDIGQGEDGKGLTEDEYNASVATLQSLVSERVSCVELRKWDCGSGTVGQYLLRTELDHNDFMEIRVAVVGNVDAGKSTLLGVLTHGELDNGRGHARQRLFRHKHEAETGRTSSVGNDILGFDSMGNVVNKPDHGTLDWVKICEKSSKVITFIDLAGHERYLKTTVFGMTGHAPDFGMLMIGANAGIVGMTKEHLGLALALSVPVFVVVTKIDMCPPNVLQDNLKLLIRILKSSGCRKVPVMVKTKDDVIVSATNFVSQRLCPIFQVSNVTGENLELLTMFLNLLKTRMPSQDDKPAEFQIDDTYSVPGVGTVVSGTTLAGVIRLNDTLLLGPDPLGRFVPIAVKSIHRKRMPVPEVRGGQTASFALKKIKRSAIRKGMVMVSPALNPQACWQFEGEILVLHHPTTISSRYQAMVHCGSIRQTASILSMSRECLRTGDKARVRFRFIKHPEYLRRGQRMVFREGRTKAVGNVLRPEPHAQPAPRHARHDHRLLAAVQESDESGATSPFEMSGDKRRRRKRHDNKPAASHSAVAAN from the exons ATGGATAAGTCAGCAGAGCCTGAAAGGGTAGCCAGCCCAGTACTTGAGGGTGAGATGCAAATGGAGTCGGAGACGGACTATTCGAGCATCAGAGGAAAA ATGATATTAGTGAGTCCAACAACAGAGGAATATGAATTACTAAAGAAACAACTCACTGAGCGACTAGAAGCTGGTAATggtgaaattatttatgacattGGTCAAGGAGAAG atGGCAAGGGTCTGACAGAAGATGAATACAATGCATCAGTTGCGACACTGCAGTCGCTAGTCAGTGAGCGGGTGTCTTGTGTAGAGCTCAGGAAGTGGGACTGCGGCTCTGGCACTGTGGGACAGTACCTGCTGCGGACGGAACTCGATCACAATGATTTTATGGAGATTAG gGTAGCAGTGGTAGGAAATGTGGATGCGGGTAAATCAACACTGCTGGGTGTGCTGACACACGGTGAGCTGGACAATGGGCGGGGGCACGCGAGACAGCGGCTGTTCAGGCACAAGCACGAGGCGGAGACGGGGCGGACCAGCTCCGTGGGGAACGATATACTGGGGTTCGATAGCATGG GCAACGTGGTGAACAAGCCGGACCACGGTACACTGGACTGGGTGAAGATCTGCGAGAAATCGTCCAAGGTCATCACGTTCATAGACCTGGCGGGCCACGAGCGATACCTGAAGACCACAGTGTTCGGTATGACGGGGCACGCGCCGGATTTCGGCATGCTTATG ATCGGTGCTAACGCGGGCATAGTGGGCATGACGAAAGAGCACCTGGGGCTGGCGCTGGCGCTCTCGGTGCCCGTGTTCGTGGTCGTCACCAAGATCGACATGTGCCCCCCCAACGTCTTACAG GACAATCTGAAGTTACTCATTAGGATACTGAAGTCGTCCGGCTGCCGAAAAGTTCCTGTAATGGTGAAGACGAAAGATGACGTCATAGTTAGCGCAACTAATTTTGTATCTCAGAG GCTATGCCCAATATTCCAAGTGTCGAACGTGACTGGCGAAAACCTGGAGCTGCTGACGATGTTCCTCAACCTGCTGAAGACGAGGATGCCCTCGCAGGACGACAAGCCCGCCGAGTTCCAGATCGATGACACGTACTCTGTGCCG GGCGTGGGCACAGTGGTCTCCGGCACGACGCTGGCCGGCGTGATCCGCCTCAACGACACGCTGCTGCTGGGCCCCGACCCGCTGGGCCGCTTCGTGCCCATCGCCGTCAAGAGCATACACCGCAAGCGCATGCCCGTGCCCGAGGTGCGCGGCGGACAGACCGCCAGCTTCGCGCTCAAGAAG ATAAAGCGCTCAGCGATCCGCAAGGGCATGGTGATGGTGTCGCCGGCGCTCAACCCGCAGGCGTGCTGGCAGTTCGAGGGCGAGATACTGGTGCTGCACCACCCCACCACCATCTCGTCGAGATACCAGGCCATGG TGCACTGCGGCAGCATACGGCAGACCGCGTCGATCCTGTCGATGTCGCGCGAGTGCCTGCGCACGGGCGACAAGGCGCGCGTGCGCTTCCGCTTCATCAAGCATCCGGAGTATCTGCGTAGGGGACAGCGGATG GTGTTCCGCGAGGGGCGCACGAAGGCGGTGGGCAACGTGCTGCGGCCCGAGCCGCACGCGCAGCCCGCGCCGCGCCACGCGCGACACGACCACCGCCTGCTCGCCGCC GTACAAGAGTCAGACGAGTCCGGTGCCACCTCACCGTTCGAGATGTCCGGCGACAAGCGGCGCCGGCGCAAGCGGCACGACAACAAGCCAGCCGCGTCGCACTCTGCCGTCGCTGCTAATTga
- the LOC119834752 gene encoding uncharacterized protein LOC119834752: MGDLSASDCSWKKMVLSKSENKWSSMIKSESIQVEQTMNTNSFSLNDDMCNFPTIKVEKDDDTSMVNYESSVEEDASVSTEDDPLMTDKSEIKTEAKSVRVGRRISGPKNETPEERAARLARMSAYAARRLANETPEQRAMRLKRMSEYAAKRLATESRDQRAKRLARMSAYAARRLANETTEQREARLARMSAYAARRQAMKKATAAIKNDVSNLSDSVYNEQSN, encoded by the coding sequence ATGGGTGACTTGAGTGCCTCTGATTGTTCCTGGAAGAAAATGGTCTTATCGAAGTCCGAAAATAAATGGAGTTCTATGATCAAATCTGAATCAATACAAGTTGAACAGACGATGAACACTAACAGTTTCTCTTTAAACGACGATATGTGTAATTTTCCTACCATTAAAGTAGAGAAAGATGACGACACTTCAATGGTAAACTATGAATCTAGCGTAGAAGAAGATGCCTCTGTAAGTACTGAAGATGATCCTTTAATGACCGATAAATCGGAAATAAAGACCGAGGCCAAGTCAGTGCGTGTCGGTAGACGAATATCGGGACCTAAAAATGAGACTCCAGAAGAGCGCGCTGCTCGTCTGGCCAGGATGTCGGCATATGCTGCGCGAAGACTCGCAAATGAAACACCGGAGCAGCGGGCCATGCGGCTCAAACGCATGTCGGAATATGCAGCTAAGCGCCTGGCAACTGAATCCCGTGATCAGAGGGCTAAAAGATTAGCAAGAATGTCTGCTTATGCTGCTCGCCGACTAGCAAATGAGACAACTGAGCAAAGAGAAGCAAGACTAGCTAGAATGTCAGCATATGCTGCTCGGAGACAAGCCATGAAGAAAGCTACAGCAGCTATTAAAAATGATGTATCCAATCTTTCCGATTCTGTATACAATGAACAATCTAACTag
- the LOC119834750 gene encoding 60S ribosomal protein L10, giving the protein MGRRPARCYRYCKNKPYPKSRFCRGVPDPKIRIFDLGKKKAAVDDFPLCVHLVSDEYEQLSSEALEAGRICCNKYLVKNCGKDQFHIRMRVHPFHVIRINKMLSCAGADRLQTGMRGAFGKPQGTVARVRIGQPIMSVRSSDRWKAQVIEALRRAKFKFPGRQKIYISKKWGFTKYEREEFERLRDEGRLANDGCNVKYRPEHGPLDAWRKVQNEIYSI; this is encoded by the exons ATGGGGCGCCGACCAGCAAGATG cTATCGGTATTGTAAAAACAAACCGTACCCAAAATCCCGGTTCTGTCGTGGTGTGCCCGACCCCAAGATCCGTATCTTCGACTTGGGAAAGAAGAAGGCAGCGGTTGACGATTTCCCGCTATGCGTGCATTTAGTGTCTGATGAGTACGAGCAGCTCAGCTCGGAGGCTCTGGAAGCCGGCCGTATTTGCTGCAACAAGTACCTCGTGAAGAACTGTGGTAAAGATCAGTTCCACATTCGCATGAGGGTCCATCCCTTCCACGTTATCCGCATCAACAAAATGTTATCGTGCGCTGGAGCTGATAG GCTCCAGACTGGGATGCGCGGTGCGTTCGGCAAGCCGCAAGGTACGGTGGCGCGCGTACGCATCGGGCAGCCGATCATGTCGGTGCGCTCCAGCGACCGTTGGAAGGCGCAGGTCATTGAGGCGCTGCGTCGTGCCAAGTTCAAGTTCCCTGGTCGTCAGAAG ATCTATATATCCAAGAAATGGGGCTTCACAAAGTACGAGCGTGAGGAGTTCGAAAGGCTGCGTGATGAAGGTCGTCTGGCTAACGACGGATGCAACGTCAAGTACAGGCCTGAGCACGGACCTCTGGACGCCTGGAGGAAGGTGCAGAATGAAATCTACAGCATTTAG
- the LOC119834753 gene encoding mediator of RNA polymerase II transcription subunit 9: MENNTDHSEHLTPITVQEVDVDFLPIVYEIIRSVERDFHDNTAKVRESQDCSLKVLDLQKKLDFARSQIKRLPGIEFNKQDQLKQFEILQTQLRLKRELLQKYRNMCSFETSFK, encoded by the exons atggAAAACAATACTGATCATTCAGAACATTTAACTCCTATCACTGTTCAAGAAGTAGATGTAGACTTTTTGCCGATTGTTTACGAAATAATACGAAG cgtAGAACGGGACTTTCACGATAATACTGCCAAGGTAAGAGAATCTCAAGATTGCAGTTTAAAAGTCCTAGATCTACAGAAGAAATTGGATTTTGCGCGTTCACAG ATTAAGCGCCTACCTGGCATAGAGTTCAACAAACAAGACCAACTGAAACAGTTTGAGATACTCCAAACCCAACTACGGTTGAAACGAGAATTGTTGCAAAAGTATCGTAATATGTGCTCCTTTGAGACTTCATTCAAGTGA